One Anolis carolinensis isolate JA03-04 chromosome 4, rAnoCar3.1.pri, whole genome shotgun sequence DNA window includes the following coding sequences:
- the lrrc40 gene encoding leucine-rich repeat-containing protein 40, which produces MPGSQRRRAAGPGSLAGFKCDAGGGETVPQGLIRAARKSGHLNLSGRELSEVPLHVWRINLDTPEEAKQNLSFGGADRWWEQTDLTKLILSSNKLKCLSDDLKLLPALTVLDIHDNQLTSLPLAIGSLENLQKLNVSHNKLTDLPEELLQLKHLRSLLLQHNELSHLPDEFGKLISLEELDISNNHVSAIPTSFAFLTNLVQLNLSHNQLKFLPAEISAMKSLRQLDCTKNYLETIPPELANMASLEQLYLRRNKLRYLPDLPSCTVLKELHVGENQIEMLKAEHLKHLNSLCVLDLRENKLKSVPDEIALLEGIERLDLSNNDISSLPCKLGNLSQLKFLALEGNPLRTIRRDILQKGTQEILKYLRNKIQDDNEIRPNGVLPVTAMTLPSQLDVNLHALTALKTLDYSEKQATVIPDEVLNAVGNNPVTTVNFSKNHLTEIPARIVELKETVCDINFSFNKLFSVSLELCMLYRLTHLDVRNNCLTSLPDEMEALGKLQIINLAFNRFKVFPDILYRIPTLEAILLGNNQVGSLDPLQIKKLDQLSTLDLQNNDILHVPPELGNCTSLRTLLLEGNPFRTPRVTILAKGTDAVLEYLRSRIPT; this is translated from the exons TACCTCTGCATGTATGGCGGATCAACTTGGATACTCCCGAAGAGGCCAAGCAGAATCTTTCCTTTGGTGGTGCCGATCGGTGGTGGGAACAAACGGATCTCACCAAACTAATTTTATCTTCTAACAAACTGAAGTGTCTTTCTGATGATCTCAAACTCCTGCCTGCACTCACTGTGCTGGAT ATCCACGATAATCAACTGAcatctcttcctttggctatAGGATCACTGGAAAACCTTCAGAAACTTAATGTGAG TCATAATAAACTGACAGATTTACCAGAGGAACTTCTCCAGCTAAAGCATTTAAGGAGTTTACTTTTACAACACAATGAATTAAGTCACTTGCCTGATGAATTTGGGAAGTTAATCAGCTTGGAAGAGTTG GATATTTCCAATAATCATGTGTCCGCTATCCCtacaagttttgcatttctcacaaACTTGGTACAACTTAATTTGTCTCATAATCAGTTGAAGTTTCTACCAGCAGAGATCAGTGCAATGAAAA GTTTAAGACAGCTTGATTGCACTAAGAATTACCTTGAAACTATACCTCCTGAACTGGCCAACATGGCATCATTAGAACAGCTTTATCTAAGAAGAAATAAATTACGTTACCTGCCAGACCTTCCTTCATGTACAGTTTTAAAA GAGTTGCATGTTGGTGAAAATCAAATTGAAATGTTGAAAGCTGAACACCTGAAGCATCTGAATTCCTTGTGTGTATTGGACCTTAGGGAAAATAAGCTGAAATCAGTGCCTGATGAAATAGCTTTGCTAGAGGGCATAGAGCGACTAGATCTGTCCAACAATGATATTAGTAG CCTTCCTTGTAAACTGGGAAACCTTTCACAGCTGAAGTTCCTAGCTTTGGAAGGAAACCCTTTAAGAACAATCCGAAGGGATATTCTCCAA AAAGGAACACAAGAAATATTGAAGTACCTCAGAAATAAAATACAAG ATGATAATGAAATTAGGCCAAATGGAGTATTGCCTGTGACAGCAATGACCCTGCCAAGTCAGTTGGATGTCAACCTGCATGCTCTCACTGCACTGAAAACTCTGGATTATAG TGAGAAGCAGGCGACAGTAATTCCAGATGAAGTGCTAAATGCAGTTGGGAACAATCCAGTCACTACTGTAAACTTCAGCAAGAATCATCTGACTGAAATTCCAGCAAG AATTGTGGAATTAAAAGAAACTGTCTGTGATATCAATTTTAGCTTCAATAAGCTCTTTTCTGTTTCCCTGGAGCTCTGTATGCTTTACAGATTGACTCATTTGGATGTCAG AAACAATTGTTTGACATCTCTGCCTGATGAAATGGAAGCACTGGGAAAACTACAAATAATCAATCTGGCTTTTAACCG ATTTAAAGTATTTCCAGACATCCTTTACCGCATCCCAACCCTTGAAGCAATCCTCCTTGGCAATAATCAGGTTGGATCCCTGGATCCTCTACAAATAAAGAAGTTGGACCAGCTTAGTACCCTTGATCTTCAGAACAATGATATCTTGCATGTACCACCTGAACTTGGGAACTGCACCAGTCTCAG GACACTTTTGCTGGAAGGAAATCCTTTCCGTACTCCCCGAGTAACCATTCTTGCCAAGGGAACAGATGCTGTGCTTGAATACTTAAGAAGCAGGATTCCTACTTGA